A stretch of Paenibacillus mucilaginosus 3016 DNA encodes these proteins:
- the ilvN gene encoding acetolactate synthase small subunit: protein MRKCTLSLTVQDSPGVLQRIAGLFGRRGYNMDSITVGASEEEGTARVTIIVREDERSTEQICRQLRKLIDVLEVKELGPSSGVIGRELLLVKLRAAPEQRPEILAMAEAFRCSVVDAGPNSLVLQSTGETEKNDAFLRLAGAYGILEVARTGETAMSRGEKEDVRRLSS from the coding sequence ATGAGAAAATGTACGCTGTCGCTGACCGTCCAGGACAGCCCGGGAGTGCTGCAGCGGATCGCGGGCCTGTTCGGACGCCGGGGCTATAATATGGACAGCATTACCGTAGGCGCCTCGGAAGAGGAGGGGACGGCGCGGGTCACGATTATTGTCCGCGAGGACGAGCGGAGCACGGAGCAGATCTGCCGGCAGCTCCGGAAGCTGATCGACGTGCTGGAGGTGAAGGAGCTCGGCCCCTCTTCCGGCGTGATCGGGAGGGAGCTCCTGCTCGTGAAGCTGCGTGCCGCTCCGGAGCAGCGCCCGGAGATCCTTGCGATGGCCGAGGCGTTCCGCTGCTCGGTCGTGGATGCCGGGCCGAACTCGCTGGTCCTGCAGTCAACCGGCGAGACCGAGAAGAATGACGCGTTCCTGCGGCTCGCCGGAGCCTACGGCATTCTGGAGGTGGCCCGCACGGGCGAAACCGCGATGTCCCGCGGGGAGAAAGAGGACGTGCGCCGTCTATCGTCCTGA
- a CDS encoding ArsR/SmtB family transcription factor, producing MEKLAGEACDDTCQGTSSLDELKEGMIQEGTAASLADVFKALGDPTRVKIIYALLQQELCVHDITQVLDMGQSAVSHQLRYLRNLRIVKRRKEGKTVFYSLDDEHIEQIFVQMLKHVKHG from the coding sequence ATGGAGAAACTGGCGGGAGAAGCGTGCGACGACACGTGTCAAGGCACCTCCTCTTTGGATGAGCTCAAAGAGGGCATGATTCAGGAAGGGACGGCGGCCTCTCTGGCGGACGTGTTCAAGGCGCTCGGCGATCCCACCCGGGTCAAAATCATCTATGCGCTGCTCCAGCAGGAGCTCTGCGTACACGATATCACCCAGGTGCTGGACATGGGCCAGTCGGCCGTGTCGCACCAGCTGCGGTATCTGCGCAATCTGCGGATCGTCAAACGGCGCAAGGAAGGCAAGACGGTATTCTATTCGCTGGACGACGAGCATATCGAACAGATCTTCGTGCAGATGCTGAAGCATGTGAAGCACGGTTGA
- a CDS encoding LysR family transcriptional regulator, with protein MELRQLEYFAAVCKEMHFSRAAENLCTTQSNLSQQIKFLENELGLPLFDRIGKRIALTEAGRIVLEQSLLIFERIDHIRGATRDLKHMEGGRLDIGILPGDGDLLFDALLVDFHKQYPKLSLSVTECTDVYEQVAAGTRDLGVTTVPDKTDDRIAVIPLFHEEFALAIRSDHPAAKAKAIPFEQLQQLKMVMFGADHQITKVIHSCCQQQGISIDNPIVTSTLSTLLSLVEQGIGACILPRLLLDHLQREQISAVQLLNPTPSQDICILYRTDRFMGQAAKLFIEVLQTYIQGVMDRTQRSLG; from the coding sequence ATGGAGCTTAGACAGCTTGAATATTTTGCCGCGGTATGCAAGGAGATGCATTTTTCCAGAGCGGCCGAGAATCTCTGCACGACACAGTCGAACCTCAGCCAGCAGATCAAATTCCTGGAGAACGAGCTGGGTCTGCCTCTATTCGACCGCATAGGCAAGCGGATTGCGCTCACGGAAGCGGGCCGGATCGTATTGGAGCAGAGCCTGCTCATTTTCGAGCGCATCGATCATATCCGGGGGGCGACCCGGGATCTGAAGCACATGGAGGGCGGCAGGCTGGACATCGGCATTCTCCCGGGAGACGGCGACCTGCTGTTTGACGCGCTGCTCGTCGATTTTCACAAACAGTATCCCAAGCTGTCGCTCAGCGTTACGGAATGCACGGATGTCTACGAGCAGGTAGCGGCCGGGACCCGGGACCTCGGGGTGACCACCGTGCCCGACAAAACGGATGACCGGATTGCCGTCATCCCCTTGTTCCATGAGGAGTTTGCGCTGGCCATCCGGTCGGACCATCCGGCCGCCAAGGCGAAGGCGATTCCGTTCGAACAGCTGCAGCAGCTGAAGATGGTGATGTTCGGTGCGGATCATCAGATCACGAAGGTGATCCATTCCTGCTGTCAGCAGCAGGGGATCTCGATCGACAACCCGATCGTCACCTCCACCCTGTCCACGCTGCTCTCCCTGGTCGAACAGGGCATCGGGGCGTGCATTCTCCCCCGCCTGCTGCTGGATCATCTCCAGCGCGAGCAGATCTCTGCCGTCCAGCTGCTGAATCCGACGCCGAGCCAGGACATCTGCATCCTCTACCGCACGGACAGGTTCATGGGGCAGGCGGCCAAGCTGTTCATAGAGGTCCTGCAGACCTACATTCAAGGTGTCATGGACCGAACCCAGCGGTCGCTCGGGTAA
- a CDS encoding DinB family protein encodes MTTQAIFHTAKVLRQIAIGQLQGAEEEKFDVQPEGFSNTVRWNAGHMIYFLDKFSTLSFGTPSAVPDSYEAFFTSGTKPSDWTQTPPSKEELLGQLSAQLTRLSEWTPELLERELPSPVTMGPFQFGTAAELFNFGLIHDAIHLGVVKSQLRAIQ; translated from the coding sequence ATGACGACCCAAGCGATATTCCACACCGCCAAAGTACTGCGTCAGATTGCGATCGGGCAGCTTCAGGGAGCCGAGGAGGAGAAGTTCGATGTGCAGCCTGAGGGATTCAGCAATACCGTCCGCTGGAATGCCGGCCATATGATTTATTTCCTGGATAAGTTCTCCACCCTCAGCTTCGGTACCCCGTCCGCCGTCCCGGATTCGTATGAGGCGTTCTTTACCTCCGGAACCAAGCCCTCCGATTGGACGCAGACTCCTCCGTCGAAGGAAGAGCTGCTCGGGCAGCTGTCGGCGCAGCTCACCCGCCTGTCCGAATGGACACCCGAGCTGCTGGAGCGTGAGCTGCCGTCTCCGGTGACCATGGGACCGTTCCAGTTTGGCACCGCCGCCGAGCTGTTCAACTTTGGCTTGATACACGATGCGATTCACCTTGGAGTCGTGAAAAGCCAGCTCCGTGCGATTCAGTAA
- the yunB gene encoding sporulation protein YunB has product MLRRRWKSSPSGRTRTKRNLLIALAVTLLLLLQLFLYLERNLNPPLAALAKVRMKQMATETLNGAISEQIAMKTSFDRLMEWKTDRNGKVTAFMLNTAENLRITGDTVRVVQQQLERIASMPEEIPLGQAMRSPLLASFGPDIPIRLEPAGSAKVDLSTRHQNAGINMVLVEVFIRIRVEVSIIIPFDTVPEVVETEIPISYSLVVGDVPTYYFDGKGNPVGGTNGPAPGLTVPNLNLLPKGAPAESAGG; this is encoded by the coding sequence ATGCTGAGGCGCCGCTGGAAGAGCAGCCCGTCGGGACGCACCCGGACGAAGCGCAATCTTCTGATTGCCCTTGCCGTGACCCTGCTGCTCCTGCTGCAGCTCTTTCTCTACCTCGAGAGGAATCTGAACCCGCCTCTTGCCGCACTGGCGAAGGTCCGGATGAAGCAGATGGCCACGGAAACCTTGAACGGCGCGATCTCCGAGCAGATTGCGATGAAGACGAGCTTCGATCGGCTCATGGAGTGGAAGACCGACCGGAACGGCAAGGTCACCGCCTTCATGCTGAACACGGCGGAGAACCTGCGGATTACCGGGGACACCGTGCGCGTCGTGCAGCAGCAGCTGGAGCGGATTGCGTCCATGCCGGAGGAGATTCCGCTCGGGCAGGCGATGCGATCGCCGCTGCTCGCCTCCTTCGGGCCGGATATCCCCATCCGCCTGGAGCCGGCCGGTTCGGCCAAGGTGGACCTCAGCACGCGGCACCAGAATGCGGGGATCAATATGGTGCTCGTGGAGGTATTCATCCGCATCCGGGTCGAGGTCAGCATCATTATTCCGTTCGATACCGTACCGGAGGTGGTTGAGACGGAGATTCCGATCTCTTACTCGCTGGTTGTGGGGGATGTGCCCACGTACTATTTTGACGGCAAAGGCAATCCTGTCGGCGGAACGAATGGGCCTGCGCCGGGACTTACGGTGCCGAACCTGAATCTGCTGCCCAAGGGAGCCCCGGCGGAATCGGCGGGAGGCTGA
- a CDS encoding M23 family metallopeptidase: MTAIHTRACAAVLTGTLLLGLVLGAENAWAGAPAKAPSAAKPEAGGGMKAMFAERRDLFDKVSTLTGIPWYYLAAVDQYERTLNLAKKRPAPDGRIAIHYTDLQWGGVMNPDHEDKNPESIRFFGGRGRDGDGDGLADRTSDIDRLFSMASYLQQQGTAEDDLRIGLWEYYQNSRSVDRITQFARIYAAFDTLELHEHCFVMPLGADYSYRSTWGASRGWGGYRIHEGTDIFAGHGVPVRSATYGIVEIMGWNPYGGWRIGIRDLNNVYHYYAHLSGFNKKEVKPGEIVKPGQVIGWVGSSGYGKPGTSGKFPPHLHYGLYRDNGLSDWSFDPYPHLRKWEREERLRRRK, encoded by the coding sequence ATGACGGCAATCCATACCAGGGCCTGCGCTGCGGTACTGACCGGCACACTGCTCCTCGGGCTCGTGCTTGGAGCGGAGAACGCCTGGGCCGGCGCGCCCGCCAAGGCCCCTTCGGCCGCCAAGCCCGAAGCCGGGGGCGGGATGAAAGCCATGTTCGCCGAACGCAGGGATCTGTTCGACAAGGTCAGTACGCTGACCGGCATTCCGTGGTATTACTTGGCGGCCGTGGACCAGTACGAACGCACCTTGAATCTGGCGAAGAAGCGGCCGGCGCCGGACGGCAGGATCGCGATTCATTACACCGACCTGCAGTGGGGCGGTGTGATGAATCCGGATCACGAGGACAAAAATCCCGAGAGCATCCGCTTCTTCGGCGGCCGCGGCCGGGACGGCGACGGCGACGGGCTCGCCGACCGCACCAGCGATATCGACCGCCTGTTCTCCATGGCCTCCTACCTTCAGCAGCAGGGGACCGCAGAGGACGACCTCCGCATCGGCCTCTGGGAGTACTACCAGAACAGCCGGAGCGTGGACCGGATCACCCAGTTCGCGCGGATCTATGCCGCTTTTGATACCCTGGAGCTTCACGAGCACTGCTTCGTGATGCCGCTCGGCGCGGACTACTCCTACCGGAGCACCTGGGGAGCCAGCCGGGGCTGGGGCGGCTACCGGATCCATGAAGGCACCGATATCTTCGCCGGTCACGGCGTGCCGGTCCGCAGCGCGACCTACGGCATTGTCGAGATCATGGGCTGGAATCCGTACGGAGGCTGGCGGATAGGAATCCGCGACCTGAACAATGTATACCACTACTATGCGCACCTCTCCGGCTTTAACAAAAAGGAAGTCAAGCCGGGCGAGATCGTGAAGCCGGGCCAGGTGATCGGCTGGGTCGGCAGTTCCGGGTACGGCAAGCCCGGCACCTCGGGCAAATTCCCGCCCCATCTGCATTACGGCTTATACCGGGATAACGGGCTGTCCGACTGGTCGTTCGACCCTTATCCGCACCTGCGCAAGTGGGAGCGGGAAGAACGGCTGCGGCGCCGCAAGTAA
- the larC gene encoding nickel insertion protein yields MGFEHREEHVDEGMLMIQANLDDMNPEITSYVTDLLFEQGAHDVFWIPIIMKKGRPGVMLNVLTDEASAGRMETVIFRETTTLGLRYGRMACHRLGRSFHEIETPWGTVSVKAGFHRGELVQFAPEFKDCERAAKAGGVPLKRVYDEVRLRFLQQAAGGPD; encoded by the coding sequence ATGGGTTTCGAGCACCGTGAGGAGCATGTCGATGAGGGCATGCTGATGATCCAGGCGAACCTGGACGATATGAATCCGGAGATCACTTCGTATGTAACCGACCTGCTGTTCGAGCAGGGGGCGCACGATGTGTTTTGGATACCGATCATTATGAAAAAAGGGCGCCCCGGCGTCATGCTCAATGTCCTGACGGACGAGGCGTCGGCGGGCCGGATGGAGACGGTCATCTTCCGGGAGACGACGACGCTCGGGCTGCGGTACGGCCGCATGGCCTGCCACCGCCTGGGACGCAGCTTCCACGAGATCGAGACGCCTTGGGGAACCGTCTCCGTCAAGGCCGGCTTCCACCGGGGAGAGCTGGTCCAGTTCGCGCCCGAGTTCAAGGACTGCGAACGGGCGGCGAAAGCCGGAGGCGTACCTCTGAAGCGGGTCTATGACGAAGTGCGGCTTCGCTTCCTGCAGCAGGCTGCAGGCGGGCCGGATTGA
- a CDS encoding LarC family nickel insertion protein produces MKLLYLDCFSGISGDMTLGALVDAGADREYIEEELRRIKIEPFSLEWKRVNKRGISSLKMDVLLDPNTPPKQHRHYSEIVRMIEGAGFNDRVVKLSLSIFEKIGVAEAKIHNIPIEKVHFHEVGAIDSIVDVIGTALAIDSLRIEKILSSAVPLGSGTVHCDHGIYPVPAPATLEMMRGLPILPTSHALEMTTPTGAGIVAGLVDEFAKSLPPMIVETIGYGAGTRDLPNQPNVLRVVVGQSDPYLNKYHVHHEEIHHEHDHHHHHHQDPDHHHHGHTHAHDHHHEHSHGHSHEHHHEHGHDHPHEHGHEHHSHDHTHTHAPAHPHCHPAEHIHEGRDPKPETHRH; encoded by the coding sequence ATGAAACTACTGTATCTCGATTGCTTCTCCGGCATCAGCGGAGACATGACGCTTGGCGCTCTCGTCGATGCGGGAGCCGACAGGGAATACATTGAGGAAGAACTGCGCCGCATCAAGATCGAGCCTTTCTCGCTCGAGTGGAAGCGGGTCAACAAGCGCGGCATCTCGTCCTTGAAGATGGATGTGCTGCTCGATCCGAATACCCCGCCGAAGCAGCATCGGCACTATTCGGAGATCGTACGGATGATCGAAGGCGCCGGCTTCAACGACCGGGTCGTCAAGCTCAGCCTCTCGATCTTCGAGAAGATCGGCGTGGCGGAAGCGAAGATTCACAACATTCCGATTGAGAAGGTCCACTTCCATGAGGTCGGAGCCATCGATTCGATTGTCGATGTCATCGGCACGGCGCTGGCGATCGACTCCCTGCGGATCGAGAAAATCCTCTCGTCCGCCGTGCCGCTCGGCTCCGGCACCGTCCACTGCGACCACGGGATCTATCCCGTGCCGGCACCGGCCACGCTGGAGATGATGCGGGGCCTTCCGATCCTGCCTACCTCCCATGCGCTGGAGATGACGACGCCGACGGGCGCAGGCATTGTCGCCGGCCTCGTGGATGAGTTCGCGAAGAGCCTGCCGCCGATGATCGTCGAGACGATCGGCTACGGAGCGGGCACCCGCGACCTGCCCAACCAGCCGAACGTGCTTCGCGTAGTGGTGGGCCAGTCCGACCCGTACCTGAACAAATACCACGTGCATCATGAGGAAATCCATCACGAGCACGATCATCATCACCATCACCACCAGGATCCGGACCACCATCACCACGGTCATACGCATGCGCATGACCACCATCATGAGCATTCCCACGGACATTCCCATGAGCATCATCATGAGCATGGTCACGACCATCCTCACGAGCACGGTCATGAGCATCATTCCCATGATCATACGCATACGCATGCTCCTGCTCATCCTCACTGCCATCCGGCCGAGCATATCCATGAGGGCCGGGATCCGAAGCCGGAGACCCACCGGCATTAG
- the larB gene encoding nickel pincer cofactor biosynthesis protein LarB translates to MMNSLHILKLVRSGDLDIDEAQRLLEEGFSGSAVYNAAEMDKACAETAPGKQAPAAKPPVQAASLEAQEVDDSLGYAAIDLSRPSRTGFPEVIYGEGKTAVQIAEIFARMTPHTARVLATRVDADKAAYVLEQVPGAEYHPEARAVTWTRPGTQPEGGGYIAVLAAGTSDLPVAEEAAITAESMGCRVERIYDVGVAGIHRLFRRLPEIRGASAIVVAAGMEGALASVVGGLVSVPVIAVPTSIGYGASFHGMAALLSMLNACAPGISVVNIDNGFGAGYNAALIHHNQLKRDEP, encoded by the coding sequence ATGATGAATTCCTTACATATTCTAAAGCTCGTTCGTTCAGGTGATCTTGACATAGATGAAGCCCAGCGTCTGCTGGAGGAAGGCTTCTCAGGATCGGCCGTCTACAATGCCGCCGAGATGGACAAAGCCTGCGCAGAGACGGCCCCGGGCAAGCAAGCCCCGGCGGCCAAGCCTCCCGTACAGGCTGCAAGCCTGGAAGCGCAGGAGGTAGACGATTCGCTCGGCTACGCCGCCATCGACCTCAGCCGCCCGTCACGGACCGGCTTCCCCGAGGTGATCTACGGAGAAGGCAAGACTGCGGTGCAGATCGCGGAGATCTTCGCCCGCATGACGCCCCACACCGCCCGGGTGCTCGCCACCCGCGTCGATGCCGACAAGGCCGCTTATGTGCTCGAGCAGGTGCCCGGCGCGGAATACCACCCCGAGGCGCGGGCCGTCACCTGGACGCGGCCGGGAACGCAGCCGGAAGGCGGCGGGTACATTGCCGTGCTGGCTGCCGGCACGTCCGACCTGCCCGTGGCCGAAGAGGCGGCCATCACCGCCGAGAGCATGGGCTGCCGCGTCGAGCGCATCTATGATGTCGGCGTGGCCGGCATCCACCGGCTGTTCCGCCGCCTTCCCGAGATCCGCGGCGCAAGCGCTATCGTGGTCGCCGCCGGCATGGAAGGGGCGCTGGCCAGCGTGGTCGGCGGGCTCGTGTCGGTGCCGGTCATCGCCGTGCCGACCAGTATCGGCTACGGCGCCAGCTTCCACGGCATGGCGGCCCTGCTCTCCATGCTCAATGCCTGTGCTCCCGGCATCTCGGTGGTCAATATCGATAACGGATTCGGGGCAGGTTACAATGCGGCGCTGATTCACCACAACCAACTGAAGAGGGATGAGCCATGA
- the lipA gene encoding lipoyl synthase, producing MATSSIERKPDWLKVKLATGDNYKELKNMMRSKTLHTVCEEAKCPNIHECWASGTATFMILGDICTRACRFCAVKTGLPTELDLQEPERVAEAAEGMRLRHVVVTSVARDDLKDGGASIFAETIRAIRRRLPLAGVEVLIPDFQGDEESLRIVLDAKPDILNHNMETVERLSDKVRAKAKYARSLELLQRSKTIAPSIPTKSSIMLGVGEEWSEILKTMDDLRAVDCNIMTIGQYLQPSLQHLPVSQYYTPEQFSELKQEGLKRGFSHVESGPLVRSSYHAHEQVQSAQHS from the coding sequence ATGGCGACTTCATCTATAGAGCGCAAACCGGACTGGCTTAAAGTCAAGCTGGCCACCGGAGATAACTACAAGGAACTCAAAAATATGATGCGGAGCAAAACGCTCCATACGGTGTGCGAGGAAGCGAAATGCCCGAATATCCACGAATGCTGGGCAAGCGGAACGGCCACCTTTATGATTCTCGGCGATATCTGCACCCGGGCCTGCCGCTTCTGCGCGGTGAAGACCGGCCTGCCGACGGAGCTCGATTTGCAGGAGCCGGAGCGCGTGGCCGAGGCGGCCGAAGGCATGAGACTGCGCCACGTCGTCGTAACATCGGTGGCGAGGGACGATCTCAAGGACGGGGGGGCCTCGATCTTCGCAGAGACGATCCGCGCCATCCGCAGACGTCTGCCGCTGGCCGGCGTGGAAGTGCTCATTCCGGATTTTCAGGGGGATGAGGAATCACTGCGCATCGTGCTGGACGCGAAGCCCGACATCCTCAACCACAACATGGAGACGGTCGAACGCCTCTCGGATAAGGTCCGGGCCAAGGCCAAGTACGCCCGCTCCCTCGAGCTGCTTCAGCGCTCGAAGACGATCGCGCCGTCCATTCCGACCAAATCGAGCATTATGCTCGGCGTCGGCGAAGAGTGGAGCGAGATTCTGAAGACGATGGACGATCTCCGTGCCGTCGACTGCAATATCATGACGATCGGCCAATACCTGCAGCCGAGCCTGCAGCACCTGCCCGTATCGCAGTACTATACGCCGGAGCAGTTCTCCGAACTGAAGCAGGAAGGCCTGAAGCGTGGTTTCTCCCATGTGGAGTCCGGCCCGCTCGTACGCAGCTCCTACCACGCTCACGAACAAGTCCAATCGGCGCAGCATTCGTAA
- a CDS encoding YutD family protein codes for MIHIAGKSYEVIVDHKNGWRFEAFRERYSEVLERYDYIVGDWGYSQLRLRGFFKDNHPKATRDSSISTLQDYLNEYCNFGCAYFIIEKVASKQLGPGESYPEGIYDDSAPVPVPAAEGEGTERPAAEAGKGSDAPAAAGAAPYRQAYQPNRHGPQNRERSHGGRQGGGDHQGGRGRQGGGRGGEGRQGRPHGGGGGHHGSGPKGQQSGESRGHQGGGKQGRGSSPGGGSSSKPKSESSRANV; via the coding sequence GTGATCCATATTGCGGGCAAGAGTTACGAAGTGATCGTTGATCACAAGAACGGCTGGCGCTTTGAAGCATTCCGCGAGCGGTACAGCGAGGTGCTGGAGCGCTATGATTATATTGTCGGGGATTGGGGCTACAGCCAGCTCAGGCTGCGCGGGTTCTTCAAGGACAACCATCCGAAGGCCACCCGCGATTCGTCGATCTCGACCCTGCAGGATTATCTCAACGAATACTGCAACTTCGGGTGCGCTTATTTCATCATCGAGAAAGTGGCCAGCAAGCAGCTTGGTCCGGGTGAGAGCTATCCCGAAGGCATATACGACGACAGCGCACCCGTACCTGTCCCCGCAGCCGAAGGCGAAGGGACGGAGCGTCCCGCTGCGGAGGCCGGCAAGGGGAGCGATGCTCCGGCAGCTGCCGGGGCGGCGCCTTACCGGCAGGCTTACCAGCCGAACCGGCATGGCCCGCAGAACCGCGAGCGGAGTCACGGCGGCCGTCAAGGCGGCGGCGATCACCAGGGCGGACGCGGCCGGCAGGGCGGCGGTCGCGGCGGCGAAGGCCGTCAAGGCCGGCCGCACGGAGGCGGCGGTGGTCATCACGGCTCGGGGCCCAAGGGCCAGCAGAGCGGAGAATCCCGCGGTCATCAGGGCGGCGGCAAGCAGGGCCGGGGTTCTTCCCCGGGAGGCGGATCTTCATCCAAGCCGAAGTCCGAATCCTCCCGCGCGAACGTGTAA
- a CDS encoding NAD kinase: MKYNVVHRGDEISFQLMHTFHKLIQAHGLIHEEEQPDIVLSIGGDGTLLHAFHRYKEQLDHISFVGIHTGRLGFFADWKPDEVELLAQLMGESAKQNDLRVVKYPLVEIQITTGAGHIETELALNEFTLKGVDATLVAQLHINDELLETFRGDGICISTPSGSTAYNKSLGGAIVHPSLDAIQIAEIASINNRVYRTLGSPILLPKHHHCDITPRTNQNIVLSLDHVYMQRSDIVSIRSMVAAGKKVKFARFRPFPFWSRVREAFIGYDMM; the protein is encoded by the coding sequence TTGAAATACAATGTGGTTCACCGCGGCGATGAGATTTCATTCCAGTTGATGCATACTTTCCACAAGCTGATTCAAGCGCACGGGCTCATTCATGAGGAGGAGCAGCCGGATATCGTCCTGTCGATCGGCGGGGACGGAACCCTGCTGCACGCCTTCCACCGGTACAAGGAACAGCTCGACCATATCTCCTTCGTCGGCATTCATACCGGCCGCCTCGGCTTCTTCGCGGACTGGAAGCCCGACGAAGTCGAGCTGCTCGCCCAGCTCATGGGAGAGAGCGCCAAGCAGAACGATCTGCGGGTCGTCAAGTATCCGCTGGTCGAGATCCAGATCACGACGGGCGCCGGCCATATCGAGACGGAGCTTGCACTCAACGAGTTCACGCTGAAGGGCGTGGACGCCACCCTGGTCGCCCAGCTGCACATCAACGACGAGCTGCTCGAGACATTCCGAGGCGACGGCATCTGCATCTCCACGCCGTCCGGCAGCACCGCGTACAACAAAAGCCTAGGAGGCGCCATTGTCCATCCTTCCCTGGATGCGATTCAGATCGCCGAGATCGCTTCGATCAACAACCGGGTCTACCGGACGCTCGGATCGCCGATCCTGCTGCCGAAGCACCATCACTGCGACATTACACCGCGGACGAACCAGAACATCGTGCTCTCTCTGGATCATGTGTACATGCAGCGTAGCGATATCGTCTCAATCCGGAGCATGGTAGCCGCCGGCAAGAAGGTCAAATTCGCCCGCTTCCGCCCGTTCCCCTTCTGGAGCCGGGTCCGCGAGGCATTTATCGGGTACGATATGATGTGA
- a CDS encoding PilZ domain-containing protein, with protein sequence MKWNQALETGTLPVPGSCTLVFVGETKEGLPFCYEDEFRLVRADGERMTVTLETPAVHPLEKLHHVSFVEFSYRANGILHHALVELQQLELRRSLCTLTLSAPEVLRKASHRKHERAPLGVRTPVTCRIVGIRGQTAPQGVAFTGQILDLSVGGISFVTPVRLFPALELDFTFVLPPLEQKLSAGGEVVRVSHFGSDAYRVAVRFRHVPESLAALIDQYCIATTAEG encoded by the coding sequence ATGAAATGGAACCAAGCATTAGAGACCGGCACACTGCCGGTCCCCGGGAGCTGCACCCTTGTCTTCGTCGGCGAGACGAAGGAAGGGCTGCCCTTCTGCTATGAGGACGAGTTTCGGCTTGTCCGGGCCGACGGGGAACGGATGACCGTCACCCTCGAAACTCCGGCGGTCCACCCTCTGGAGAAGCTGCATCACGTCAGCTTCGTTGAATTCTCTTACCGGGCGAACGGCATTCTTCATCATGCCCTGGTGGAGCTGCAGCAGCTTGAGCTGCGCCGCAGCCTGTGCACCCTGACGCTGTCCGCTCCCGAGGTGCTCCGGAAGGCTTCCCACCGGAAGCATGAGCGGGCCCCGCTAGGGGTCCGCACGCCGGTGACCTGCCGCATTGTCGGCATCCGGGGACAGACGGCACCGCAGGGCGTCGCCTTCACCGGGCAGATTCTCGACTTGTCCGTGGGCGGCATCTCGTTCGTCACGCCGGTCCGGCTTTTCCCTGCACTCGAGCTGGATTTCACGTTCGTGCTGCCGCCGCTCGAACAGAAGCTGAGCGCCGGCGGCGAAGTCGTCCGGGTGTCGCACTTCGGGAGCGACGCTTACCGGGTGGCCGTCCGCTTCCGGCATGTGCCGGAGAGTCTGGCGGCTCTGATTGACCAGTACTGCATCGCCACGACGGCCGAAGGCTGA